The Dunckerocampus dactyliophorus isolate RoL2022-P2 chromosome 16, RoL_Ddac_1.1, whole genome shotgun sequence genome includes a window with the following:
- the si:dkey-175m17.7 gene encoding uncharacterized protein si:dkey-175m17.7: protein MPPLPLDERIVVIQRPKNLSLCEASPQAIPHHSSQISASSNEQVTRVPRPHPSQPHFYSPTCKSLTLECKRRSSRAQKITGDHPVVPVGYQQVPSHCHSNGTVTLGPRLPSHTHTIDIRLKVDKGGRAGISNSLGRSESVKGARVKCPPSHLDPFERRSGGEHKSQRSRQSQPSSSVLQFVPAQAQQYKLRGEREKENFLNRTDQEFPLLDYKNSKLGTVRQSHTSHSLPSHRNAVPVPHAAILNHPSSSPPQPAHLPIALQQLNEPRSSRHRDHRPHILYGLPLSPCTSHAGGFPSPDHTCTIDCTHPFGCGCWRLVRCRGSKGHSSTCQGGGGSSSTSFSCGHNVGAVKKGGKDMGLKTLGGCLSTASTSNTSSTNSTVSDHQSNLFKPLRCASCASEAGTFESPAILRKKLMGGCLPCTPLSSSAPLRAFQSCVTGCNPKASQTGSSTCSYCSSDPIVVTFNPRRGKPPGRSVGPPHSATMFQADDDDYSVRTIWPEELARKMTHSTAQKNHCTGIGVGVGKTTSSQIQNGSNGTGLVLLDCQNLQEYTHSQLTDHAGRRRLQQGKMAALDFMGCRSGSGYDEGRNSLRRLLNKADNIGTGGGLEHDRHAPYPRSPSPRSPSPPSPVSFSPPPSAPSTLIKPKPWLRDREGGHSLPSAQSLHLALNSLNREQDEEKSRMHLSLPLSSSLPASLSDESVMTPDAENAVVSPILPFLFLGNERDAQDLDLLLRLNIGYVVNVTTHLPLYHVKSGLRYKRLPATDNSKQNLRQYFEEVFEFIEEAYQSGQGVLVHCQAGVSRSATIVIAYLMKHTLMTMTDAYKYVRSRRPVVSPNLNFMGQLLEFERDLNSGVTPRILMPKLDGVETQV from the exons atgcctcctcttcctctcgaCGAGCGCATAGTGGTCATCCAGCGGCCTAAAAACTTATCCTTGTGTGAGGCTTCCCCTCAAGCCATCCCACATCACTCCTCTCAGATATCCGCATCGTCAAATGAACAAGTCACCCGTGTTCCTCGGCCTCACCCTTCCCAGCCTCATTTCTACTCACCCACCTGTAAATCTTTGACTCTGGAATGCAAACGCAGATCCTCCCGTGCGCAGAAAATAACGGGCGACCATCCGGTTGTCCCGGTGGGTTACCAACAAGTCCCAAGCCACTGCCACAGCAACGGAACCGTAACTCTCGGTCCACGACTGccgtcgcacacacacacgattgATATCAGACTGAAAGTGGACAAAGGCGGAAGAGCAGGAATCAGTAACTCGCTTGGTCGTAGTGAAAGTGTCAAGGGTGCACGGGTAAAATGCCCCCCTTCACATTTGGATCCATTTGAGAGAAGAAGTGGAGGTGAACACAAGTCACAGAGAAGTCGACAAAGTCAGCCATCATCCTCCGTCCTGCAGTTTGTCCCCGCCCAGGCACAGCAGTACAAGCTCAGGGGtgaaagagaaaaagaaaatttTCTTAACAGAACTGACCAAGAATTTCCCTTGCTGGATTATAAGAATTCCAAGCTGGGCACTGTGCGTCAAAGCCATACAAGTCACAGTCTTCCCTCCCACCGTAACGCCGTCCCTGTCCCCCATGCTGCCATCCTGAACCATCCCTCTTCCTCTCCCCCTCAACCCGCACACCTCCCTATCGCCCTCCAACAACTCAACGAGCCTCGTTCTTCCCGACACAGGGATCACCGTCCTCACATTCTTTATGGTCTCCCCCTTTCTCCCTGCACCTCCCATGCAGGGGGGTTCCCTAGCCCTGACCACACCTGCACCATCGACTGCACCCACCCCTTCGGATGCGGCTGCTGGAGGTTGGTAAGATGCAGAGGGTCTAAGGGCCACTCCTCTACCTGCCAAGGTGGTGGAGGTAGCTCTTCCACCTCCTTTTCCTGTGGTCACAATGTCGGCGCAGTAAAAAAAGGAGGCAAAGATATGGGGCTGAAAACTCTTGGAGGGTGTCTCTCCACCGCCTCCACCTCTAACACCTCATCAACCAACAGCACTGTGTCTGACCACCAGTCGAACCTGTTCAAACCCCTCCGCTGTGCCTCCTGTGCCAGTGAGGCTGGAACCTTTGAGAGTCCTGCGATTCTTCGTAAAAAACTGATGGGGGGATGTCTGCCCTGTACCCCGTTATCCTCCTCTGCCCCTCTGAGGGCATTTCAAAGCTGTGTCACAGGCTGCAAtcccaaagcctcccagacaggTAGCTCCACCTGTAGCTACTGTAGCAGCGACCCCATAGTGGTAACATTTAACCCTCGCAGGGGTAAACCACCTGGAAGAAGCGTCGGACCGCCTCATTCGGCGACTATGTTTCAAGCTGACGATGATGACTACAGTGTGCGTACCATTTGGCCAGAGGAACTGGCCAGAAAGATGACCCATTCCACAGCTCAAAAGAATCACTGTACCGGCATAGGAGTAGGAGTCGGGAAGACCACTTCAAGTCAGATCCAAAATGGAAGCAACGGAACTGGGCTTGTTCTCCTGGACTGTCAAAATCTTCAAGAGTACACACACTCTCAGCTAACAGACCACGCTGGACGGCGGCGCCTACAGCAGGGAAAGATGGCTGCCCTGGATTTTATGGGCTGCAGGTCGGGATCGGGATACGACGAAGGCCGGAACTCGCTCAGGAGGCTTCTGAATAAAGCCGACAATATAGGAACAGGCGGCGGTCTTGAGCACGACAGACACGCCCCATACCCTCGTTCACCTTCTCCCCGCTCTCCTTCTCCGCCATCACCTGTTTCCTTTTCGCCTCCACCGTCCGCCCCCAGCACACTCATCAAACCCAAACCCTGGCTGAGAGACAGGGAGGGGGGGCATTCGCTACCATCAGCTCAGTCCCTTCACTTGGCTCTGAACTCACTCAACAGAGAGCAAGATGAGGAGAAGAGCAGAA TGCACCTTTCCCTGCCACTGTCGTCTTCGCTGCCAGCCTCCCTGTCCGACGAGTCTGTGATGACTCCCGATGCAGAGAATGCAGTGGTCAGCCCCATCCTTCCATTCTTGTTCCTTGGAAACGAACGGGACGCTCAGGACTTGGATCTTCTGTTGCGCCTCAACATCGGCTACGTGGTCAACGTGACGACGCACCTGCCCCTCTACCATGTCAAATCCGGACTGCGCTACAAAAGGCTGCCAGCCACAGACAACAGCAAACAAAACCTTCGACAATACTTTGAGGAGGTTTTTgagtttattg AGGAGGCATATCAGAGTGGGCAGGGAGTGTTGGTGCATTGCCAGGCAGGTGTGTCCCGGTCTGCAACCATCGTCATCGCCTACTTAATGAAGCACACCCTCATGACAATGACAGACGCCTACAAATACGTGCGTAGCCGTCGCCCTGTGGTGTCCCCAAATTTAAACTTCATGGGCCAGCTTTTGGAGTTTGAGAGAGACCTCAACTCAGGGGTGACTCCTCGCATCCTGATGCCTAAACTCGATGGTGTGGAGACGCAGGTGTGA